A genome region from Pseudomonas sp. N3-W includes the following:
- a CDS encoding GSCFA domain-containing protein, whose translation MNPYQCLPPRAFWRTAVADKAASQISDLWTPEFEIGSKDVIVTAGSCFAQHIGRALVARGMNWLDAEPAPADLPQAEYKARNYGVFSFRTGNLYTPAMLRQWLEWALDVCPPPTETWRHDGRFFDPFRPAVEPEGFASEQALFASRDATLAAIRTAISRAKVFVFTLGLTEAWEHRRTSLLYPVCPGTVRGSFDPQVHGFRNFGFLDTYREMVKALELMRSVNPQLRLLLTVSPVPLTATATGQHALSATTYSKSVLRAVAGQLCEDLPDIDYFPSYEIITGTPFKGDFYQPNQREVTPEGVAFVMQQFFAGLEPTHVVETPCTAPTLPLSSEDLVCEDAVLDYYA comes from the coding sequence GTGAATCCCTATCAATGCCTGCCACCCCGCGCCTTCTGGCGCACTGCCGTCGCCGACAAGGCCGCGTCGCAGATCAGTGATCTGTGGACACCCGAATTCGAGATCGGCAGCAAGGATGTCATCGTCACTGCCGGCTCCTGTTTTGCCCAGCACATTGGCCGGGCGCTGGTGGCGCGGGGCATGAACTGGCTGGATGCTGAGCCGGCTCCTGCTGATCTGCCGCAAGCGGAATATAAGGCCCGTAACTACGGGGTGTTTTCTTTCCGCACCGGCAATTTGTATACGCCGGCGATGCTCCGTCAGTGGCTCGAATGGGCGCTGGATGTGTGTCCGCCACCGACCGAAACCTGGCGCCATGACGGGCGATTTTTTGATCCGTTTCGGCCAGCGGTCGAGCCTGAGGGCTTTGCCAGTGAGCAGGCGCTGTTCGCCTCGCGCGATGCCACGCTGGCGGCCATACGCACGGCCATCAGCCGCGCCAAGGTGTTTGTGTTTACCCTGGGTTTGACCGAAGCCTGGGAGCATCGCCGCACCTCGCTGCTGTATCCGGTGTGCCCTGGCACCGTGCGCGGCAGCTTCGATCCGCAGGTTCATGGTTTTCGCAATTTCGGTTTTCTCGACACTTATCGGGAGATGGTCAAGGCGCTGGAGCTGATGCGTTCGGTGAACCCGCAACTGCGACTGTTGCTCACCGTTTCGCCAGTGCCACTGACCGCGACCGCCACCGGTCAGCATGCGCTGAGTGCTACGACCTACTCGAAATCGGTACTGCGCGCCGTCGCCGGGCAGTTGTGTGAAGACCTGCCCGACATCGATTATTTTCCGTCCTACGAAATCATCACCGGCACGCCGTTCAAGGGCGACTTCTACCAGCCCAATCAACGGGAAGTCACGCCTGAGGGTGTGGCGTTCGTCATGCAGCAGTTTTTCGCCGGGCTTGAACCCACTCACGTGGTCGAGACGCCGTGCACCGCCCCCACCCTGCCCCTGTCCAGCGAGGACCTTGTTTGTGAAGACGCCGTACTCGACTACTACGCCTAG
- a CDS encoding GNAT family N-acetyltransferase, whose protein sequence is MLTLNTERLHLRTLVESDWPLFLRLHSEPQTMQFVFGEIAEEQVRKGFDHRLPAWGPQSDHWLCLVVVDKANEQDLGVSGFRILSPGHAEVGCLLLPEYQGKGFGTESRRAIIDYAAAIGLDSLESTVTDGNIASCKVLEKCGFVFERRVPQAYQIGDRWFDDLIYRYQIT, encoded by the coding sequence ATGCTCACCCTCAACACCGAACGCCTCCACCTGCGCACCCTGGTCGAATCCGACTGGCCGCTGTTCCTGCGGCTGCATTCCGAACCGCAAACCATGCAATTCGTATTCGGCGAGATTGCCGAGGAACAGGTGCGCAAGGGGTTTGATCACCGCCTCCCGGCGTGGGGGCCGCAGTCGGATCATTGGTTGTGTCTGGTGGTGGTCGACAAGGCGAATGAGCAGGATCTGGGGGTCAGTGGTTTTCGGATTTTGTCGCCGGGGCATGCGGAGGTGGGGTGTCTGTTGTTGCCGGAGTATCAGGGCAAGGGGTTTGGTACAGAGTCGCGGCGGGCGATCATTGATTATGCCGCGGCCATCGGGCTGGACTCGCTGGAGTCGACTGTGACTGACGGCAATATCGCGTCCTGCAAGGTGTTGGAGAAATGCGGTTTTGTGTTTGAGCGGCGTGTGCCGCAGGCCTATCAAATTGGTGATCGGTGGTTTGATGATCTGATCTACCGCTATCAAATCACCTGA
- a CDS encoding SMI1/KNR4 family protein — protein MIPEKLATLIEQQQDDIHRADKKSVEIALEALGVSPDSEFGEIYIKYKPANFESNVSDEYIKDVAEPTQQVLRGTTFIHEVWEIPENYICFTSLQGEGGYFLDKLSGCVWDFDLAQQENFVSGLIPARWGSFFEFLTWYLSPAE, from the coding sequence ATGATCCCTGAAAAACTAGCAACTCTCATAGAGCAACAGCAAGACGACATACATAGGGCGGATAAAAAATCAGTTGAAATTGCTCTCGAAGCACTAGGAGTATCTCCTGACAGTGAATTTGGGGAAATTTATATTAAGTATAAACCCGCCAATTTTGAAAGCAATGTGTCTGACGAATATATCAAAGACGTAGCGGAGCCCACACAACAGGTACTGAGAGGAACCACGTTTATCCACGAGGTATGGGAAATACCAGAAAACTATATTTGCTTTACTTCCTTGCAAGGCGAGGGAGGATATTTCCTCGACAAATTGAGCGGCTGTGTCTGGGATTTTGACTTGGCTCAACAAGAAAACTTCGTGTCCGGCTTGATCCCTGCTCGCTGGGGCAGTTTCTTTGAGTTTCTCACGTGGTATCTTTCGCCAGCAGAATAA
- a CDS encoding RHS repeat-associated core domain-containing protein — protein sequence MNTPIGTLVLRVLDAKTPDVSLILKDFNNCLSDYKEWADGFWTGWALDVDQTFKVGNEVSITKRKTRTGAVETYATCPLAGDFTVIHMFDSARFVPIGNTPVRLEPVTKGVVYDDVTGPAIETTIGPSGIKVIDGCKKGQMYRITFFPNVSQSDVKALYDSYQGVIGKLNGWLQSEWSGKFQPQWASYSAADRMGRSVILLKRAMEGLEKALLRLWDDIKSLFELLAHPKENVEKLRKYLSDIEIDKLYAASRESIASGLLILSDEPLMFIYVAAIVAWVGMLPPQVVVDVVSAMASEFLINVVVGICLTGGAGIAVRVGTKALSTVKSGEALKYLEDLAATLMKLSGEHSLPAHAEISKPVIASAKNVPMKATKTASIKIDEAAANGSKNHVPKTSDTPKQEVKDASSFPRNKTEQQTNLQPKEKVDDVSTQSKTPDDKSATSADKTCTNNCPVSMVTGEELLTLTDGQLDGLLPFSWTRLYRTSAAEIDCGLGYGWSHALAQRVDINGNEVIWTDHENRVTTFPLPSVQRPAITNSLSEAAIFLGADPSELVLTQAGEKAQFYHFRYDSKGATLIAISDPYENRLHITRDIHGRIKRVDNGAGRALLVRYDRKHIVAIDYQQFIPADTLEDAWSTVQTLVTYTYDAQQRLIEAKNAAGEAERYAYNDQNVILERQLAGGASFYWEWEKEGKSARCIHHWASFSQMDARYVWDDKGSVTVTNADGSEEIYTHDDQARLVAKVDPDGAEHLKAYDEKGRLIAEKDPLGAVTEYQYNEAGRLVAVLPPEDAPTTYEYYNGFVRVVNRGSAKWIYWRNDQGDITEQVDPDGNSTHYSYDAQGRLLEVRHPDGSRHQLGWNGLGQLLEERLPDGGQRKYRYDALGRQITRQAESGAITQYQWDAANRLAQITLPGGATRAFTYNPYGRVTAERDELGRVTRYEYADNLHLVSRRINPDGSQLRYRYDNARLLLSDIENERGEQYHLDYYTNGLIQQETGFDGRRTAYEYDLNGQLLKKTEFGDDDSELVTEYQRDAAGRLLVKTLPDGEEIHYSYDALGRLVNVDDGHWPLAYEYDLQDRLITEHQGWGTTRYEYDKLGQLSHCRLPDGSKLDYRHQSGGRLSSIDLNGSRLTTHQFSAGREQQRQQGLLLSQYQYDEQGRLQAHSVGQQDRNLFQRRYAYDANGNLAGIDDSRKGNRSYHYDPLDRLINVRGAIPESFAHDPAGNLLGQGDQPAANLANVKGNRLLMQGDRHYDYDAYGNLVRERRGTGQKLVTEYRYDCQHRLIGVSLPGGSTASYKYDAFGRRIAKTIDGHTTEFLWQGERLIAESGNNRYRTYIYEPGTFRPLAMLDGEGPLKAEPFYYQLDHLGTPQELTDYSGEIMWSAKYRAYGNLATLDVAEIDNPLRFQGQYFDAETGLHYNRHRYYNPGTGRYLTPDPIKLAGGLNNYRYVPNPTGWVDPLGLDNCPGADGGKPASGPESPETGAKVNEGAPDAPGPENGKNPKFFKNETSWKARGKGTGNEYKVFQQDIDWDLKVDGKSNYERAKKGGAPYVMKDGTPEQLQLHHSRQNGKGPLFELSEKTHLYTKKNEGRQAVHPYGREKHPDNPVDRTLFNKEVPQYWRDRAAEVKK from the coding sequence ATGAATACCCCGATTGGTACTTTGGTCCTGCGCGTGCTGGACGCCAAAACCCCTGACGTGAGCCTGATTCTCAAGGATTTCAACAACTGCCTGAGTGACTACAAAGAGTGGGCCGACGGTTTCTGGACCGGCTGGGCACTGGACGTGGACCAGACCTTCAAGGTCGGCAACGAAGTCAGCATCACCAAGCGCAAGACCAGGACCGGCGCGGTTGAAACCTATGCCACCTGTCCGCTGGCCGGCGATTTCACCGTGATTCACATGTTCGACTCGGCGCGCTTCGTGCCGATCGGCAACACGCCCGTGCGCCTGGAGCCCGTCACCAAGGGCGTGGTTTACGACGACGTCACCGGCCCGGCCATTGAAACCACCATCGGTCCCAGCGGCATCAAGGTCATCGACGGTTGCAAGAAAGGCCAGATGTACCGCATCACCTTCTTTCCTAACGTGTCCCAGAGCGACGTCAAGGCTCTCTACGATTCCTACCAGGGCGTGATCGGCAAACTCAACGGCTGGTTGCAAAGCGAATGGTCGGGCAAGTTCCAGCCGCAGTGGGCCAGCTACTCGGCGGCTGACCGCATGGGCCGCTCGGTGATTCTGCTCAAGCGCGCAATGGAAGGCCTGGAGAAAGCCCTGCTCCGCCTGTGGGATGACATCAAAAGCCTGTTCGAACTGCTCGCCCACCCGAAGGAAAACGTCGAAAAGCTGCGCAAATACCTGTCGGACATCGAGATCGACAAACTGTATGCCGCGTCCAGGGAATCGATTGCTTCGGGCTTGTTGATCCTCAGCGACGAACCGCTGATGTTCATCTACGTCGCGGCAATCGTGGCGTGGGTCGGCATGCTGCCACCGCAAGTGGTTGTCGACGTGGTGAGCGCCATGGCGTCCGAGTTCCTGATCAACGTGGTGGTGGGTATCTGCCTGACCGGCGGTGCCGGTATCGCCGTGCGCGTGGGGACCAAGGCCCTGTCCACGGTCAAGTCCGGTGAGGCCCTCAAATACCTGGAAGACCTGGCCGCGACCCTGATGAAGTTGAGTGGCGAACACAGCTTGCCGGCCCACGCCGAGATTTCAAAACCGGTGATCGCCAGCGCCAAGAACGTGCCAATGAAGGCAACGAAAACGGCGTCGATCAAGATCGATGAAGCGGCAGCTAATGGTTCGAAGAATCATGTGCCGAAGACATCGGATACGCCGAAGCAGGAAGTGAAGGATGCGTCTTCGTTTCCGCGTAACAAGACCGAGCAGCAAACCAACCTTCAGCCCAAGGAAAAGGTTGACGACGTTTCTACTCAGTCGAAAACGCCGGACGATAAAAGCGCCACCAGCGCCGACAAGACCTGCACCAATAACTGCCCGGTTTCGATGGTGACAGGCGAAGAGCTGCTGACGCTGACAGACGGACAACTTGACGGGTTATTGCCTTTCAGCTGGACGCGCCTCTATCGCACCAGCGCCGCGGAAATCGATTGCGGCCTCGGTTACGGCTGGAGCCACGCACTGGCGCAACGGGTCGACATCAACGGCAACGAGGTCATCTGGACCGACCACGAAAACCGCGTCACCACCTTCCCGCTGCCGAGTGTGCAACGTCCGGCCATCACCAACAGTCTTTCGGAAGCGGCCATTTTCCTCGGCGCCGATCCGTCTGAACTGGTCCTCACCCAGGCCGGTGAAAAGGCGCAGTTCTACCATTTCCGCTACGACAGCAAGGGCGCCACGCTGATCGCCATCAGCGACCCGTACGAAAACCGTTTGCACATCACCCGCGACATTCACGGGCGCATCAAACGAGTCGACAACGGCGCCGGTCGCGCCCTCCTCGTGCGTTATGACCGCAAACACATCGTCGCCATCGACTACCAGCAATTCATCCCTGCTGACACTCTGGAAGACGCCTGGAGCACCGTCCAGACGCTGGTCACCTATACCTATGACGCCCAACAGCGGCTGATCGAAGCGAAAAACGCCGCCGGTGAAGCCGAGCGTTACGCCTACAACGATCAGAACGTGATTCTGGAACGGCAACTGGCCGGTGGTGCCAGTTTCTACTGGGAGTGGGAAAAGGAAGGCAAGTCAGCCCGCTGCATCCATCACTGGGCCAGCTTCTCGCAGATGGACGCGCGCTACGTCTGGGATGACAAGGGCAGCGTGACCGTCACCAATGCCGACGGCAGCGAAGAGATTTACACCCACGACGATCAGGCGCGGCTGGTGGCCAAGGTCGATCCGGATGGCGCCGAACACCTCAAGGCCTATGACGAAAAAGGCCGGTTGATCGCCGAGAAAGACCCGCTCGGCGCAGTCACCGAATATCAGTACAACGAGGCAGGACGTCTGGTCGCGGTGCTTCCACCGGAAGACGCACCGACCACCTACGAGTATTACAACGGCTTCGTGCGTGTCGTGAATCGCGGCTCGGCGAAGTGGATCTACTGGCGCAACGATCAGGGCGACATCACCGAGCAAGTCGATCCTGATGGCAACTCGACCCACTACAGCTACGACGCACAAGGACGCCTGCTGGAAGTTCGTCACCCGGACGGCAGCCGCCATCAACTGGGCTGGAACGGCCTCGGCCAGTTACTGGAAGAACGCCTGCCGGATGGCGGCCAACGCAAATATCGCTACGACGCCTTGGGCCGGCAGATTACCCGGCAGGCAGAAAGCGGCGCCATCACCCAGTACCAATGGGACGCCGCCAACCGCCTCGCGCAAATCACCCTGCCCGGCGGCGCCACCCGCGCCTTCACCTACAACCCCTACGGCCGTGTTACTGCCGAGCGGGATGAACTGGGCCGAGTCACCCGTTACGAATATGCCGACAACCTGCACCTGGTCAGCCGCCGCATCAATCCGGACGGCAGCCAACTGCGCTACCGCTACGACAATGCGCGTCTGTTGCTCAGCGACATCGAAAACGAACGTGGCGAGCAGTATCACCTCGACTACTACACGAACGGCTTGATCCAGCAGGAAACCGGTTTTGATGGTCGTCGCACCGCTTACGAATACGACCTCAACGGTCAACTGCTGAAGAAAACCGAATTCGGCGACGACGACAGCGAACTGGTCACCGAATACCAGCGCGATGCCGCTGGCCGTCTGTTGGTGAAAACCCTGCCTGATGGCGAGGAAATTCACTACAGCTACGACGCGCTTGGGCGCCTGGTGAACGTCGACGACGGACACTGGCCGCTGGCCTACGAATACGACCTGCAAGACCGCCTGATCACTGAACACCAAGGCTGGGGCACCACCCGTTACGAGTACGACAAACTCGGCCAACTGAGTCACTGCCGCCTCCCCGACGGCAGCAAACTCGATTATCGCCATCAGTCCGGTGGCCGCCTGAGCAGCATCGACCTCAACGGCTCGCGCCTGACCACTCACCAGTTCAGTGCCGGTCGTGAACAGCAGCGCCAACAAGGCCTGTTGCTCAGCCAATACCAATACGATGAACAAGGCCGCCTGCAAGCTCACAGCGTTGGCCAGCAGGATCGCAACCTGTTCCAGCGTCGCTATGCCTACGATGCCAACGGCAACCTCGCCGGCATCGACGACAGCCGCAAAGGCAACCGCAGTTACCACTACGATCCACTCGACCGGCTGATCAACGTACGTGGCGCGATCCCGGAAAGTTTTGCCCACGACCCGGCAGGCAACTTGTTGGGCCAAGGCGACCAACCCGCCGCCAACCTGGCCAATGTCAAAGGCAACCGCTTGCTGATGCAGGGCGACCGGCATTACGACTATGACGCCTATGGCAATCTGGTTCGTGAGCGGCGTGGCACCGGGCAGAAACTCGTCACCGAATATCGCTACGACTGCCAGCACCGGTTGATCGGCGTCAGCCTGCCGGGCGGCAGTACCGCGTCCTACAAGTACGACGCCTTCGGCCGCCGCATCGCCAAAACCATCGACGGCCACACCACCGAATTCCTCTGGCAAGGCGAGCGCCTGATCGCCGAAAGCGGCAACAACCGCTATCGCACGTACATCTATGAACCGGGCACCTTCCGCCCGCTGGCGATGCTCGATGGCGAAGGCCCGCTCAAGGCCGAGCCGTTCTACTACCAGCTCGACCACCTCGGCACCCCGCAGGAATTGACCGATTACAGCGGCGAGATCATGTGGTCGGCGAAATACCGGGCCTACGGCAACCTCGCTACGCTGGACGTCGCCGAAATCGACAACCCGCTGCGCTTCCAGGGTCAGTACTTCGATGCGGAAACGGGCTTACATTACAACCGGCATCGCTACTACAATCCGGGGACTGGACGGTACCTGACGCCGGATCCGATCAAGCTTGCGGGTGGGTTGAACAACTATCGGTACGTGCCGAATCCGACGGGGTGGGTGGATCCGTTGGGGTTGGATAATTGTCCGGGGGCGGATGGCGGCAAGCCTGCATCAGGACCTGAGTCTCCCGAAACTGGCGCTAAGGTCAATGAGGGGGCCCCCGATGCTCCGGGGCCTGAAAATGGCAAGAATCCAAAGTTCTTTAAAAATGAGACATCTTGGAAGGCTCGTGGAAAAGGAACCGGCAATGAATATAAGGTTTTCCAGCAAGACATTGACTGGGACTTGAAAGTAGACGGTAAATCGAACTATGAAAGAGCCAAAAAAGGTGGCGCCCCATATGTAATGAAAGACGGGACACCTGAACAATTACAGCTTCACCACTCTAGGCAGAATGGAAAGGGACCACTCTTCGAGCTATCTGAAAAAACCCACCTTTACACAAAGAAAAATGAAGGTCGCCAGGCAGTTCACCCTTACGGAAGAGAAAAACATCCAGACAACCCAGTAGACAGGACCCTATTTAATAAAGAAGTCCCTCAATACTGGAGAGACCGAGCAGCGGAGGTAAAAAAATGA
- a CDS encoding DUF4123 domain-containing protein, whose protein sequence is MPSDLLTPKAWLANQPLHSGERLYLIISAASDADALKTLYQTDPTAQVTPIWGGTPYASWQPVMPYLAELKTNSAFLPWIAETDELDWGWLAVSRSEPEVVLEHLRSLTQVKMPDGTEVFFRFWDGRHIYPILEGLGAEAGEILPVFERYLINGQGLEVGPRAVPKAKGWPWWEVPQGLLDGLAEKDHSTVVDNLMQWLGEDCPELFFAFPENNLRHKVERFVRQQPNTEDMAERLAAQLTKEVTS, encoded by the coding sequence GTGCCATCTGATCTCCTGACCCCAAAAGCCTGGCTGGCAAACCAGCCATTGCACAGCGGCGAACGCCTGTACCTGATCATCAGCGCCGCCAGCGACGCCGACGCACTCAAGACCCTGTACCAGACCGACCCGACCGCCCAGGTCACACCGATCTGGGGCGGCACGCCGTACGCCAGCTGGCAACCGGTGATGCCCTACCTCGCCGAGCTGAAAACCAACTCGGCTTTTCTGCCGTGGATCGCCGAGACCGATGAACTGGATTGGGGCTGGCTGGCCGTGTCGCGCAGCGAACCCGAGGTGGTGCTGGAGCACCTGCGCAGCCTGACCCAGGTGAAGATGCCGGACGGCACCGAGGTGTTTTTCCGGTTCTGGGATGGGCGGCACATCTACCCGATTCTGGAAGGGCTGGGAGCGGAGGCTGGGGAGATTTTGCCGGTGTTTGAGCGGTATCTGATTAACGGCCAAGGGCTGGAGGTGGGACCGAGGGCGGTGCCGAAGGCGAAGGGCTGGCCGTGGTGGGAGGTGCCGCAGGGGTTGTTGGATGGGTTGGCGGAGAAAGATCATTCGACCGTCGTCGACAACCTGATGCAGTGGCTGGGTGAGGACTGCCCCGAACTGTTCTTCGCCTTCCCCGAAAACAACCTGCGCCACAAGGTCGAGCGCTTCGTGCGCCAACAACCCAATACAGAAGATATGGCCGAGCGTCTTGCGGCTCAGCTGACAAAGGAAGTCACGTCATGA
- the tssI gene encoding type VI secretion system tip protein TssI/VgrG: MFAPANQTHFALTIEGLSSDLQVLSLQGREAISQPFLFEVELVSEQPSLDLETLLHKPAFLQLSADGSGIHGQIYRAAQGDSGKRLTRYSVTLRPQLSYLAHRINQRIFQNLTVPKIIGMVLEEHGIQSNAYAFKLGSIYPERIYCVQYDESDLHFIQRLCEEEGIHYHFEHSATAHKLVFGDDQTVFPKLAPVSYQQDSGMVATHPVIKRFDLRLETRTSRTTRRDYDFEKPRITLEAENRGDALPDLEDYDYPGRFIDRERGKHLAKRALERHRSDFQLAEGKSDQPILVSGHFLALTEHPKAKWNDLWLLTEVLHEGKQPQVLEESVTSDTTALKSDFHQGYRNRFQATPWDVPNRPPLNHPKPRILGSQSAVVTGPKGEEIHCDPYGRVKVQFHWDREGLADDKTSCWLRVSSAWAGAHYGGIAIPRIGMEVLVSFLEGDPDQPLISGCLYHKENVVPYDLPANKTRSTFKSLSSPGGGGFNELRIEDKKGQEQIFLHAQRDWDENVEHDQKIRVGNERHDTVEQNSYSEFKAQEHHTVYADRKVEAQANDHLTVGVNQHIKIGTGQFIDAGQEIHLSSGMKVVLEAGSELTLKGGGSFIKIDGSGVTLSGPVINMNSGGSPGSGTDAAPLMPGPLKQADADKAGAVLTPAQINTLKRNAPFCEECEKCKAGACAI, translated from the coding sequence ATGTTCGCGCCGGCCAATCAGACTCACTTCGCCCTGACTATCGAAGGCCTTTCCAGCGATTTGCAGGTGCTGTCCTTGCAAGGTCGGGAGGCCATCAGCCAACCGTTCCTGTTTGAGGTGGAGCTGGTCAGTGAACAGCCGTCCCTGGACCTCGAAACCCTGCTGCACAAACCGGCCTTCCTGCAACTGTCGGCCGATGGCAGCGGCATTCATGGCCAGATCTACCGCGCCGCCCAGGGTGATTCAGGCAAGCGCCTGACCCGTTATTCGGTGACCCTGCGTCCGCAACTGTCCTACCTCGCGCACCGCATCAACCAGCGCATCTTCCAGAACCTCACGGTGCCGAAAATCATCGGCATGGTCCTCGAAGAGCATGGCATCCAAAGCAACGCCTACGCATTCAAGCTCGGGTCGATCTATCCCGAGCGCATCTATTGCGTTCAATACGATGAATCGGACCTGCATTTCATCCAGCGCCTGTGTGAAGAAGAAGGCATTCACTACCACTTCGAACACAGCGCCACCGCGCACAAGCTGGTGTTCGGCGATGACCAGACGGTGTTCCCGAAACTCGCGCCTGTGTCCTACCAGCAAGACTCCGGCATGGTCGCCACCCACCCGGTGATCAAGCGCTTCGACCTGCGCCTGGAAACCCGCACCAGCCGCACCACCCGCCGCGACTACGACTTCGAAAAACCGCGCATCACCCTCGAAGCGGAAAACCGTGGCGACGCCCTGCCCGACCTCGAAGACTACGATTATCCGGGGCGCTTCATCGACCGCGAACGCGGCAAGCACCTGGCTAAACGTGCCCTCGAACGTCACCGCAGCGACTTCCAGCTCGCCGAAGGCAAGAGCGATCAGCCGATATTGGTCAGCGGCCACTTCCTGGCCCTGACCGAGCACCCGAAGGCCAAGTGGAACGACCTGTGGCTGCTCACCGAAGTCCTTCACGAAGGCAAGCAGCCGCAAGTGCTGGAAGAGTCGGTGACCAGCGACACCACCGCGCTCAAGAGCGATTTCCACCAGGGCTATCGCAACCGCTTTCAGGCCACCCCGTGGGACGTGCCGAACCGCCCGCCGCTGAACCACCCCAAGCCGCGCATCCTCGGCAGCCAGAGCGCCGTGGTCACTGGCCCCAAGGGTGAGGAGATTCACTGCGACCCGTACGGACGCGTCAAAGTGCAGTTCCACTGGGACCGCGAAGGCCTGGCCGACGACAAGACCAGCTGCTGGCTGCGCGTCTCCTCGGCCTGGGCCGGCGCCCACTACGGCGGCATCGCCATCCCGCGCATCGGCATGGAAGTGCTGGTGTCGTTCCTTGAAGGCGACCCCGACCAGCCGCTGATCAGCGGCTGCCTGTACCACAAGGAAAACGTCGTCCCCTACGACCTGCCGGCGAACAAGACCCGCAGCACCTTCAAGAGCCTCAGCTCCCCCGGTGGCGGCGGTTTCAACGAACTGCGCATCGAAGACAAAAAGGGCCAGGAACAGATCTTCCTGCACGCCCAGCGCGACTGGGACGAGAACGTCGAGCACGACCAGAAAATCCGCGTCGGCAACGAACGCCACGACACCGTCGAGCAAAACAGCTACAGCGAATTCAAGGCCCAAGAGCACCACACCGTCTACGCCGACCGCAAAGTCGAAGCCCAGGCGAACGACCACCTGACCGTCGGCGTGAATCAACACATCAAGATCGGCACCGGCCAGTTCATCGACGCCGGCCAGGAAATCCACCTGAGCAGCGGCATGAAGGTGGTGCTCGAAGCCGGCAGCGAACTGACACTCAAAGGCGGCGGCAGCTTCATCAAGATCGACGGCAGCGGCGTCACCCTGAGCGGCCCGGTGATCAACATGAACTCCGGCGGCAGCCCCGGCAGCGGCACCGACGCCGCACCGTTGATGCCCGGCCCGTTGAAACAGGCCGACGCCGACAAGGCCGGCGCCGTACTGACCCCGGCACAAATCAATACGTTGAAACGCAACGCGCCGTTCTGCGAAGAGTGCGAAAAATGCAAGGCAGGTGCCTGTGCCATCTGA
- a CDS encoding Hcp family type VI secretion system effector yields the protein MATPAYMSVTGEKQGLITAGAFTADSVGNTYQEGHEDQVMVQAFSHDVIIPRDPQSGQPTGQRVHKPVVITKVYDKSSPLLQAALTSGERMSEIVIQWYRTSAQGTQEHYYTTKLEDAIIVAINNKMHNCQDPSNSHFTHLEEVQFTYRKITWTHEVSGTSGSDDWRQPVA from the coding sequence ATGGCTACACCAGCGTACATGTCCGTCACTGGCGAAAAACAAGGTCTGATCACCGCCGGCGCATTCACCGCCGATTCGGTTGGCAACACTTATCAAGAAGGTCACGAAGACCAGGTCATGGTTCAGGCTTTCAGCCACGACGTGATCATCCCGCGCGACCCACAGTCCGGCCAACCAACCGGTCAGCGCGTTCACAAGCCAGTAGTGATCACCAAGGTCTACGACAAATCCTCGCCACTGCTGCAAGCCGCCCTGACTTCCGGCGAGCGCATGAGCGAAATCGTTATCCAGTGGTACCGCACTTCGGCTCAAGGTACCCAAGAGCACTACTACACCACCAAACTGGAAGACGCGATCATCGTCGCCATCAACAACAAGATGCACAACTGCCAGGACCCGTCGAACTCCCACTTCACTCACCTGGAAGAAGTGCAGTTCACCTACCGCAAAATCACCTGGACCCACGAAGTATCCGGTACTTCGGGTTCCGATGACTGGCGTCAACCAGTCGCTTAA